The genomic window TAATATCCAACTACTAGGATAATACTAAAGAGAAAGACCAAGGCTGAAAGAGCATTGATTTCAAGCGAAATTCCCTTACGAGCCCGAGAGTAGATCTCAACTGAGAGGGTTGAAAAACCATTCCCCGTTACAAAGAAAGTCACGGCAAAGTCATCTAGGGAATAGGTGAAAGCCATAAAGTAACCTGCGATGATAGACGGCGTTAAGTAAGGAAGCATGATTTCTTTAAACATCTGGAACTGACTAGCCCCAAGGTCATAGGCTGCATGAATCATATCTCCATTCATCTCTTTCAATCGTGGCAAGACCATGAGCACTACGATTGGAATCGAGAATGCTACATGACTGGAAAGTACCGTCAGAAAGCCAAGTGAAAACTTGAGTTGGGTAAAGAGAATCAAGAAACTGGCACCAATCATAACGTCAGGAGCAACCATCAAAATGTTATTAAGTGATAGAAAGGCTTCT from Streptococcus sp. oral taxon 061 includes these protein-coding regions:
- a CDS encoding ABC transporter permease, producing MKKLSNIYLAFVFIVLYLPIFYLIGYAFNAGDDMNSFTGFSWTHFETMFGDGRLMLILVQTFLLAFLSALIATVIGTFGAIYIYQSRKKYQEAFLSLNNILMVAPDVMIGASFLILFTQLKFSLGFLTVLSSHVAFSIPIVVLMVLPRLKEMNGDMIHAAYDLGASQFQMFKEIMLPYLTPSIIAGYFMAFTYSLDDFAVTFFVTGNGFSTLSVEIYSRARKGISLEINALSALVFLFSIILVVGYYFISREKEEKA